A region of Pieris rapae chromosome 20, ilPieRapa1.1, whole genome shotgun sequence DNA encodes the following proteins:
- the LOC110994112 gene encoding protein EFR3 homolog cmp44E isoform X3, with product MLPINKIAHRLCFMMSKTLYITCCCGCCSALRPRYKRLVDNIFPALPQDGLVKSNMEKLTFYSLSSPEKLDRIGDYLFQKASRDIYRRRHGFVIIAMEAMDQLLLACHSQTLNLFVESFLKMVQKLLESTDPQLQILATQSFVRFANIEEDTPSYHRRYDFFVSKFSAMCHSNHTDRPTRDSIRLAGIRGLQGVIRKTVSDDLVENIWEAQHMDKIVPSLLYNMQGAEKYETVSCLEAETDTREGIEEPPKLAEACLRELVGRASYGHIRSVLRPVLTHFDRHELWLPCDFAVHIFKIIMFSIQAQYSYSVVEALMQHLDASGGGSGTRVRAARATVLSNIVAIAAGDSVGPSVLEIINNLLTNLRASVARDSELSFQKESDERLYQEALINALGEFADHLPDFQKIDIMMFIVSKIPSGRGKPTKADCMLQSILLKSLLKVGTTYKTTELSKAFPAAFLEALLRVSSTSEARTRALLQRILHTLLDRRANAPLLIAPTVDYEKLGLTVEKCSRPDLIFISKHGYAIFSSLYEGLQLESNTAENISAIYTTLSLLAIELASEETVCDMLQLILAIQQSAISNPVLSTAQQCQLHAVTVALAALVPHVLALPPLGDYIKQIIEARREEAAHMLPPLSDDYDVSPNKSPNKLPYLMIDQMALGECLKASGIEPSRLQSASPYSGGTTLGLAHRHSWVEAGATQGRDSLADISAGPVTELDSANSSPGVQRHPTQSENVSLEALRRAASGPSDAERRDAERRKVSLNNTFRTAPFDHLLHITQPKYEIQDKLEEIFNSISEEPLLPIGAGSPAGKTQNQPYTKYLTELFLY from the exons ATGCTGCCGATAAACAAAATTGCGCATCGTCTTTGCTTTATGATGAGTAAGACATTGTATATAACGT GTTGCTGTGGCTGTTGCTCCGCACTCCGGCCAAGATACAAGCGTCTGGTTGACAATATATTCCCCGCGTTGCCACAGGATGGCCTCGTCAAGTCAAATATGGAGAAGCTTACGTTCTATTCGCTCTCCAGTCCGGAGAAACTCGATAGGATCGGAGACTACCTCTTTCAAAAGGCTTCGAGGGATATTTATCGGCGCAGACATGG GTTCGTGATAATAGCCATGGAGGCAATGGACCAGCTGCTCTTAGCCTGTCACTCGCAGACGCTCAACCTCTTCGTGGAGAGCTTCCTTAAAATGGTGCAGAAGTTGCTGGAGTCCACAGACCCTCAACTACAGATACTTGCGACGCAGAGC TTTGTCCGTTTCGCGAACATAGAAGAGGATACGCCATCTTACCACCGTCGGTATGACTTCTTCGTGTCCAAGTTCTCTGCCATGTGTCATAGCAATCACACAGACAGACCCACACGAGATAGTATACGACTCGCCGGGATAAGGGGATTGCAG GGGGTGATAAGGAAGACTGTGTCTGACGATCTGGTGGAGAATATTTGGGAGGCTCAGCACATGGATAAGATTGTGCCATcgttgttatataatatgcaG GGCGCAGAGAAATACGAGACGGTGTCGTGTCTAGAGGCAGAGACCGACACGAGGGAAGGGATAGAGGAACCGCCCAAACTGGCCGAAGCCTGTCTCCGGGAATTGGTCGGGAGAGCCTCCTACGGGCACATCCGATCAGTCCTGCGGCCCGTACTTAC gCATTTCGATCGCCATGAGCTCTGGTTGCCTTGCGACTTCGCCGTTCACATCTTCAAGATTATCATGTTCTCTATTCAG GCGCAGTACTCGTACAGCGTGGTGGAGGCCTTAATGCAGCACTTGGACGCCAGCGGAGGGGGGTCAGGCACGCGTGTCCGCGCCGCTCGAGCCACAGTACTCAGCAATATCGTAGCTATCGCTGCAGGTGATAGTGTTG GTCCGTCGGTGCTGGAAATAATCAACAACCTCCTGACGAATCTCCGTGCATCAGTCGCTCGAGATTCCGAA TTGTCATTCCAGAAAGAGTCAGACGAGCGTCTCTACCAAGAGGCGTTGATCAACGCGTTGGGCGAGTTCGCGGACCACTTGCCCGACTTCCAGAAGATAGATATCATGATGTTCATCGTCAGCAAAATTCCCAGTGGTCGAGGGAAGCCCACCAAGGCCGATTGTATGCTCCAAAGCATTCTGCTCAAGTCCTTGCTCAAG GTGGGAACGACGTACAAGACGACGGAGCTGAGTAAAGCCTTCCCCGCGGCGTTCCTCGAGGCCCTGCTGCGCGTGTCGAGTACCAGCGAGGCTCGCACCAGGGCCTTGCTGCAGAGGATCCTTCACACGCTGCTCGACAGACGGGCGAACGCCCCCCTGCTCATTGCGCCCAC ggTGGACTATGAAAAACTAGGCCTGACAGTGGAAAAATGCTCCCGACCTGACCTGATCTTCATCAGCAAACACGGCTACGCTATCTTCAGCTCGCTGTATGAAG GGCTGCAACTCGAATCGAACACGGCCGAGAACATATCGGCGATATACACGACCCTGTCTCTGCTCGCCATCGAGCTGGCCTCCGAGGAGACCGTCTGCGACATGCTTCAGCTCATTCTGGC CATCCAACAGTCGGCGATATCGAACCCAGTCCTGTCTACGGCTCAGCAGTGCCAGCTCCACGCCGTCACCGTTGCGTTGGCGGCCTTAGTGCCGCACGTGCTTGCTCTGCCGCCGCTCGGGGATTATATTAAACAG ATAATAGAGGCTCGCCGCGAAGAAGCCGCCCACATGCTGCCGCCTCTCTCCGACGACTACGACGTGTCGCCCAACAAATCGCCCAACAAGTTGCCCTACCTGATGATCGATCAG ATGGCGCTGGGCGAGTGCCTGAAGGCGAGCGGCATCGAGCCCAGCCGCCTGCAGAGCGCCTCCCCTTACTCCGGCGGCACAACCCTCGGCCTCGCCCACCGGCACAGCTGGGTGGAAGCCG GAGCGACCCAGGGTAGGGACAGCCTGGCAGACATATCCGCCGGACCCGTCACCGAACTCGACAGCGCCAATAGTTCTCCAGGAGTGCAGAGG CATCCCACGCAGAGCGAGAACGTGAGCCTGGAGGCGCTGCGGCGGGCGGCGAGCGGACCCAGCGACGCGGAGAGGAGAGACGCCGAGAGGCGGAAGGTCTCCCTCAACAACACCTTCCGAACTGCGCCCTTCGACCATCTGCTGCACATCACGCAGCCCAAG TACGAGATCCAAGACAAGCTGGAAGAGATCTTCAACTCCATCTCCGAGGAGCCTCTTCTGCCCATCGGAGCCGGCTCTCCCGCGGGCAAGACTCAGAACCAGCCTTACACCAAGTATTTGACGGAGCTCTTTCTCTACTGA
- the LOC110994112 gene encoding protein EFR3 homolog cmp44E isoform X4, whose product MLPINKIAHRLCFMMSCCGCCSALRPRYKRLVDNIFPALPQDGLVKSNMEKLTFYSLSSPEKLDRIGDYLFQKASRDIYRRRHGFVIIAMEAMDQLLLACHSQTLNLFVESFLKMVQKLLESTDPQLQILATQSFVRFANIEEDTPSYHRRYDFFVSKFSAMCHSNHTDRPTRDSIRLAGIRGLQGVIRKTVSDDLVENIWEAQHMDKIVPSLLYNMQGAEKYETVSCLEAETDTREGIEEPPKLAEACLRELVGRASYGHIRSVLRPVLTHFDRHELWLPCDFAVHIFKIIMFSIQAQYSYSVVEALMQHLDASGGGSGTRVRAARATVLSNIVAIAAGDSVGPSVLEIINNLLTNLRASVARDSELSFQKESDERLYQEALINALGEFADHLPDFQKIDIMMFIVSKIPSGRGKPTKADCMLQSILLKSLLKVGTTYKTTELSKAFPAAFLEALLRVSSTSEARTRALLQRILHTLLDRRANAPLLIAPTVDYEKLGLTVEKCSRPDLIFISKHGYAIFSSLYEGLQLESNTAENISAIYTTLSLLAIELASEETVCDMLQLILAIQQSAISNPVLSTAQQCQLHAVTVALAALVPHVLALPPLGDYIKQIIEARREEAAHMLPPLSDDYDVSPNKSPNKLPYLMIDQMALGECLKASGIEPSRLQSASPYSGGTTLGLAHRHSWVEAGATQGRDSLADISAGPVTELDSANSSPGVQRHPTQSENVSLEALRRAASGPSDAERRDAERRKVSLNNTFRTAPFDHLLHITQPKYEIQDKLEEIFNSISEEPLLPIGAGSPAGKTQNQPYTKYLTELFLY is encoded by the exons ATGCTGCCGATAAACAAAATTGCGCATCGTCTTTGCTTTATGATGA GTTGCTGTGGCTGTTGCTCCGCACTCCGGCCAAGATACAAGCGTCTGGTTGACAATATATTCCCCGCGTTGCCACAGGATGGCCTCGTCAAGTCAAATATGGAGAAGCTTACGTTCTATTCGCTCTCCAGTCCGGAGAAACTCGATAGGATCGGAGACTACCTCTTTCAAAAGGCTTCGAGGGATATTTATCGGCGCAGACATGG GTTCGTGATAATAGCCATGGAGGCAATGGACCAGCTGCTCTTAGCCTGTCACTCGCAGACGCTCAACCTCTTCGTGGAGAGCTTCCTTAAAATGGTGCAGAAGTTGCTGGAGTCCACAGACCCTCAACTACAGATACTTGCGACGCAGAGC TTTGTCCGTTTCGCGAACATAGAAGAGGATACGCCATCTTACCACCGTCGGTATGACTTCTTCGTGTCCAAGTTCTCTGCCATGTGTCATAGCAATCACACAGACAGACCCACACGAGATAGTATACGACTCGCCGGGATAAGGGGATTGCAG GGGGTGATAAGGAAGACTGTGTCTGACGATCTGGTGGAGAATATTTGGGAGGCTCAGCACATGGATAAGATTGTGCCATcgttgttatataatatgcaG GGCGCAGAGAAATACGAGACGGTGTCGTGTCTAGAGGCAGAGACCGACACGAGGGAAGGGATAGAGGAACCGCCCAAACTGGCCGAAGCCTGTCTCCGGGAATTGGTCGGGAGAGCCTCCTACGGGCACATCCGATCAGTCCTGCGGCCCGTACTTAC gCATTTCGATCGCCATGAGCTCTGGTTGCCTTGCGACTTCGCCGTTCACATCTTCAAGATTATCATGTTCTCTATTCAG GCGCAGTACTCGTACAGCGTGGTGGAGGCCTTAATGCAGCACTTGGACGCCAGCGGAGGGGGGTCAGGCACGCGTGTCCGCGCCGCTCGAGCCACAGTACTCAGCAATATCGTAGCTATCGCTGCAGGTGATAGTGTTG GTCCGTCGGTGCTGGAAATAATCAACAACCTCCTGACGAATCTCCGTGCATCAGTCGCTCGAGATTCCGAA TTGTCATTCCAGAAAGAGTCAGACGAGCGTCTCTACCAAGAGGCGTTGATCAACGCGTTGGGCGAGTTCGCGGACCACTTGCCCGACTTCCAGAAGATAGATATCATGATGTTCATCGTCAGCAAAATTCCCAGTGGTCGAGGGAAGCCCACCAAGGCCGATTGTATGCTCCAAAGCATTCTGCTCAAGTCCTTGCTCAAG GTGGGAACGACGTACAAGACGACGGAGCTGAGTAAAGCCTTCCCCGCGGCGTTCCTCGAGGCCCTGCTGCGCGTGTCGAGTACCAGCGAGGCTCGCACCAGGGCCTTGCTGCAGAGGATCCTTCACACGCTGCTCGACAGACGGGCGAACGCCCCCCTGCTCATTGCGCCCAC ggTGGACTATGAAAAACTAGGCCTGACAGTGGAAAAATGCTCCCGACCTGACCTGATCTTCATCAGCAAACACGGCTACGCTATCTTCAGCTCGCTGTATGAAG GGCTGCAACTCGAATCGAACACGGCCGAGAACATATCGGCGATATACACGACCCTGTCTCTGCTCGCCATCGAGCTGGCCTCCGAGGAGACCGTCTGCGACATGCTTCAGCTCATTCTGGC CATCCAACAGTCGGCGATATCGAACCCAGTCCTGTCTACGGCTCAGCAGTGCCAGCTCCACGCCGTCACCGTTGCGTTGGCGGCCTTAGTGCCGCACGTGCTTGCTCTGCCGCCGCTCGGGGATTATATTAAACAG ATAATAGAGGCTCGCCGCGAAGAAGCCGCCCACATGCTGCCGCCTCTCTCCGACGACTACGACGTGTCGCCCAACAAATCGCCCAACAAGTTGCCCTACCTGATGATCGATCAG ATGGCGCTGGGCGAGTGCCTGAAGGCGAGCGGCATCGAGCCCAGCCGCCTGCAGAGCGCCTCCCCTTACTCCGGCGGCACAACCCTCGGCCTCGCCCACCGGCACAGCTGGGTGGAAGCCG GAGCGACCCAGGGTAGGGACAGCCTGGCAGACATATCCGCCGGACCCGTCACCGAACTCGACAGCGCCAATAGTTCTCCAGGAGTGCAGAGG CATCCCACGCAGAGCGAGAACGTGAGCCTGGAGGCGCTGCGGCGGGCGGCGAGCGGACCCAGCGACGCGGAGAGGAGAGACGCCGAGAGGCGGAAGGTCTCCCTCAACAACACCTTCCGAACTGCGCCCTTCGACCATCTGCTGCACATCACGCAGCCCAAG TACGAGATCCAAGACAAGCTGGAAGAGATCTTCAACTCCATCTCCGAGGAGCCTCTTCTGCCCATCGGAGCCGGCTCTCCCGCGGGCAAGACTCAGAACCAGCCTTACACCAAGTATTTGACGGAGCTCTTTCTCTACTGA
- the LOC110994104 gene encoding reticulon-4-interacting protein 1, mitochondrial: MDGFKHRAGEKIDALHDAAVVAASNSKVRLESVYQQTTDAILKIRELFNDIWHHELVTEGRARAVEWGREAAKRIREGALPLSPVVLYQELVSLLKDRVWRRSMIIFACGAVLGGSTGLVIGLRTATRGPSGPHARALQTQADQSVILVEDAVSHGAGWGEVLVRVQAFSVSATDRSVLRGRASALRSLVTRSHVTVGRGFAGVVLDVGQGVTEFEMGDEVWGCLSEWSGGAATELLVVRSSRISKRPRTLGADSAASLPWAGSLALTALDALRITPDTCKGKRVLVAGAASGEGCALIQLLGCWGARTSAAAPAPSRDTLRNLGAQDFIQLEGQNEHLAACWLVVEQHASRTGPWDACIACAGAPPNRPPYNTLLKATAPRRAALELRPRALVTDRLPSPLFALFTVSFYSLRMLRWLTGHGWHCDWFESRHRLSEGLDTLRHLVEGGQLSPVLDKVYFPQDFEAALAHACSDEAVGTTVVRFP, encoded by the exons ATGGATGGATTTAAGCACAGAGCTGGAGAAAAAATTGATGCTCTTCAC gATGCTGCTGTAGTTGCCGCTTCAAACAGTAAAGTTCGTTTAGAAAGTGTTTATCAGCAAACAACAGATGCTATACTGAAG attcGTGAACTCTTTAATGACATCTGGCATCATGAGTTAGTAACAGAGGGTCGGGCAAGGGCTGTGGAGTGGGGTCGTGAAGCAGCCAAACGCATACGAGAAGGAGCTCTACCCTTATCTCCCGTTGTGCTGTATCAGGAGcttgtttctttattaaaagataGAG TATGGCGTCGCAGCATGATAATATTTGCATGTGGAGCAGTGCTCGGTGGCAGTACAGGGCTGGTCATAGGGCTTCGCACTGCGACCCGAGGACCGAGTGGACCCCACGCGAGGGCCCTACAGACACAAGCAGACCAGAGTGTTATACTTGTTGAGGATGCTGTTTCACATG gTGCGGGTTGGGGCGAAGTGCTAGTCAGAGTGCAGGCCTTTTCGGTATCGGCGACAGACCGCAGCGTACTGAGGGGTAGGGCTTCGGCCCTACGGTCTCTCGTTACTCGCTCACACGTCACCGTGGGGAGGGGTTTCGctg gcGTAGTTTTAGACGTCGGCCAAGGCGTAACAGAATTCGAAATGGGGGACGAAGTTTGGGGATGTCTCAGCGAATGGAGTGGGGGGGCTGCCACAGAACTACTGGTCGTGAGAAG TTCGCGTATCAGCAAGCGTCCACGGACGTTGGGCGCGGACTCGGCGGCGTCCCTCCCTTGGGCGGGGTCGCTCGCTCTCACCGCCCTCGACGCTCTACGAATCACTCCCGACACTTGCAAGGGCAAGCG CGTCCTAGTGGCGGGTGCGGCCAGCGGCGAAGGCTGCGCCCTGATCCAGCTGCTGGGGTGTTGGGGAGCTCGGACCTCTGCCGCCGCCCCCGCCCCCTCCAGGGACACTCTGAGGAACTTAG GTGCCCAAGACTTCATACAGCTGGAAGGCCAGAACGAGCACCTGGCCGCCTGTTGGCTGGTGGTGGAACAGCACGCGAGTCGCACTGGGCCGTGGGACGCTTGCATCGCTTGCGCCGGGGCGCCGCCCAACCGCCCGCCCTACAACACGTTGCTCAA AGCTACGGCACCCCGGAGAGCGGCGTTGGAGCTTCGCCCCCGGGCTCTGGTAACGGATCGGCTGCCGTCTCCCCTTTTTGCGCTCTTCACTGTCTCTTTCTATTCTCTTCGCATGCTCAGG TGGTTGACGGGTCACGGCTGGCATTGTGACTGGTTCGAGTCTCGGCATCGGTTGAGCGAAGGACTCGACACCCTGCGCCATCTGGTGGAGGGGGGACAACTGTCTCCCGTTCTCGATAAG gTTTATTTCCCTCAAGATTTTGAAGCTGCGCTTGCGCACGCCTGCAGCGACGAAGCGGTCGGCACCACTGTTGTCAGATTTCCCTGA